A stretch of the Chitiniphilus purpureus genome encodes the following:
- a CDS encoding pyridoxal phosphate-dependent aminotransferase: MTQIHKSNKLLNVCYEIRGPVPERARQMEEEGHRIIKLNIGNLANFGFDAPDEVVQDVIRNLPNAAGYVDSKGLFPARKAVMHYTQQKQIADVTVDDIYIGNGASELIVMSMQGLLNNGDEVLVPAPDYPLWTAAVSLAGGTPRHYLCDEANGWLPALDDMRAKITPATRAIVVINPNNPTGALYPDEVLREIVELARQHNLIIYADEIYDKVLYDGTTHTSIASLADDVLFVTFNGLSKNYRACGYRAGWMIVSGNKKIARDYIDGLNILSTMRLCANVPAQYAIQTALGGYQSINDLVAPNGRLTRQRDLAWEMLTAIPGVSCVKPKAALYMFPRLDPKYYPLEDDQQLMLELLQEEKVLLVQGTGFNWIAPDHFRVVFLPHVDDLTDALGRLERFLGGYRKRHGTA; this comes from the coding sequence ATGACCCAGATCCACAAATCCAACAAGCTCCTCAATGTCTGCTATGAGATCCGCGGGCCAGTGCCGGAGCGGGCGCGGCAGATGGAGGAAGAAGGCCATCGCATCATCAAGCTCAACATCGGCAACCTGGCGAACTTCGGTTTCGATGCTCCGGACGAGGTGGTGCAGGACGTGATCCGCAATCTGCCCAACGCGGCGGGCTACGTCGATTCCAAGGGGCTGTTCCCGGCACGCAAGGCGGTGATGCACTACACCCAGCAAAAGCAGATCGCCGATGTGACGGTGGATGACATCTACATCGGCAACGGCGCGTCGGAACTGATCGTGATGTCGATGCAGGGCCTGCTGAACAATGGCGACGAAGTGCTGGTGCCGGCTCCGGACTATCCGTTGTGGACCGCCGCGGTGAGCCTTGCCGGTGGCACGCCGCGCCACTACCTGTGTGATGAAGCCAATGGCTGGCTGCCGGCGCTGGACGACATGCGCGCCAAGATCACTCCGGCCACGCGCGCCATCGTCGTCATCAACCCGAACAACCCCACCGGTGCGTTGTATCCGGACGAAGTGCTCAGGGAGATCGTCGAGCTGGCCCGCCAGCACAATCTGATCATCTATGCCGACGAGATCTACGACAAGGTGTTGTACGACGGGACCACGCACACGTCGATCGCCTCACTGGCCGACGACGTGCTGTTCGTCACCTTCAATGGCCTGTCGAAGAACTATCGGGCCTGCGGCTACCGCGCCGGCTGGATGATCGTTTCGGGCAACAAGAAGATCGCACGCGATTACATTGACGGCCTCAACATCCTGTCGACAATGCGGCTTTGCGCCAACGTGCCGGCGCAGTATGCGATCCAGACCGCGCTTGGCGGTTATCAGAGCATCAACGATCTGGTGGCGCCCAACGGCCGCCTCACCCGCCAGCGCGATCTGGCGTGGGAGATGTTGACCGCCATTCCTGGGGTCAGCTGTGTCAAACCCAAGGCGGCGCTGTACATGTTCCCCCGGCTGGACCCGAAGTACTACCCGCTGGAGGACGATCAGCAACTGATGCTGGAGCTGCTGCAGGAGGAAAAGGTGCTGCTGGTCCAGGGGACCGGCTTCAACTGGATCGCACCCGATCATTTCCGCGTGGTGTTCCTGCCGCATGTGGACGATCTGACGGACGCGCTGGGGCGGCTGGAACGTTTTCTCGGCGGTTACCGAAAACGCCACGGTACCGCATAA